One Methylocapsa sp. D3K7 DNA window includes the following coding sequences:
- a CDS encoding UDP-2,3-diacylglucosamine diphosphatase, with amino-acid sequence MPVSEELEPEPTLYRTLFLSDVHLGTRGCQAELLLDFLKHNDAGTVYLVGDMIDGWRLKSGWYWPQAHNDVIQKLLRKVRKGTRMIYVPGNHDEFARQYIGAFFGGVEVADHAYHTTADKKRLLIVHGDQFDIVVKHARWLAFLGDGAYTFALWSNLWLNKIRRKLGFTYWSLSAWAKLKVKNAVNFIGAFEVALAEAARRHHADGVVCGHIHHAVIRDINGITYVNIGDFVESCTAIAEHFDGRLEILHWDTTADERSLAANAQKNRSAARAAA; translated from the coding sequence ATGCCGGTGAGTGAAGAACTGGAACCAGAACCGACCCTTTACCGCACTCTTTTCTTATCGGACGTTCACCTTGGCACGCGCGGCTGTCAAGCCGAGCTTCTACTTGATTTTCTGAAACATAACGATGCCGGAACCGTCTATCTCGTGGGGGATATGATTGATGGCTGGCGTCTTAAAAGCGGTTGGTATTGGCCGCAGGCCCACAACGATGTCATTCAAAAGCTCTTGCGCAAGGTGCGCAAGGGCACAAGGATGATCTACGTTCCCGGTAATCACGACGAATTTGCGCGCCAGTATATTGGCGCTTTTTTTGGCGGTGTCGAAGTCGCTGACCACGCGTATCACACGACTGCCGATAAAAAACGCCTGCTCATCGTCCATGGCGATCAATTCGACATCGTGGTGAAGCATGCGCGCTGGCTCGCCTTTCTTGGCGACGGCGCCTATACATTCGCGCTGTGGTCGAACCTATGGCTCAATAAAATCCGCCGAAAGCTTGGCTTTACTTACTGGTCACTTTCGGCTTGGGCCAAACTCAAGGTGAAGAACGCGGTGAACTTCATTGGTGCCTTCGAGGTCGCCTTGGCGGAGGCGGCGCGCCGTCATCACGCTGATGGTGTCGTATGCGGCCATATTCATCATGCGGTGATCCGCGACATCAATGGGATCACTTATGTCAATATCGGCGATTTCGTCGAATCCTGCACCGCAATCGCCGAACATTTCGATGGCAGGCTCGAAATTCTGCATTGGGATACGACGGCCGACGAGCGAAGCCTTGCGGCAAATGCCCAGAAGAACCGGAGCGCCGCCAGGGCGGCGGCCTAA